The sequence ATCGTCCGTAGACGCTGCTGGAACGTGCGCAGCAACAGGATCGCCGCGGTCAGCAATCCGCAGGACAGGCCGATCCACATGCCGTAGGTGTCGAGGCCGAACCCGAAGGCGAACAGAAGGCCCACCGGCAAACCCACCAGCCAATACCCGATGAGGGTGATCCCGAAGCTCGAGGCGGTATCGCCCACGCCGCGTAGCAGTCCGATACCGATGTTCTGGGCGGAGTCGGCGAACTGCTGGAAAATCGCGATCGCGAGGAGCACCGTCGCGATGGACACGGCCGTGGTGTCCGAGGTGTCCATGAACAGCGACAGCACCCAGGTCGGTGCCAGGAGATACACGACACCGACGACCGCGATGACGATTGCCGCGTGGGAGAAGGCGACTCGGGCGGTCAGACGCGATTTGATCGCCTCACCGAGTCCGACGAATCGACTGACCAGGATCGACGAACCGTGCGAGATGCCCACCGACACCTGGAAGACGATGTAGGTGAGCTGGTTGACCACGGTATGGGCGGCCAGAGCGGGAGCGCCGAAGCTGCCGATGATCACCGCGGTCACCGAGAACAGACCCGCCTCGCTGCCGTAGGTTCCGGCGATCGGGACCCCGAGACGGAGGATCGTCCGTACGGTCTCGGGCCGGGAACGGTGGATGGCAAGGCTGAGCATCGGCGACAGCACGTCGTCGCGGCGCACCATGGCTGCGAAGATCCCGAAGGTCAGCAGGTACACCAGCGAGGTGGAGACACCGATGCCCGGCAGGCCGAGGGCGGGAAGCCCGAAGGTGCCGTAGATGAAGGCCCAGTTGAGGGCGATGTTGAAGAGCACCGACAGGATGGTGATCACGAGCAGCGCCTTGGGTCGCCGCATGCCGACGGTGAACTGGCGGATCACCTGGAACCACAAGCACGGCACCAGGCCAGGGGCGAGCGCGATGAGCATCGGCAACGCCATGTCGAGAACCTCGGCGTCCTGGCCGACGAACCGGAGACCGTAACCGAGCCCGACGAGCAGGATGCCGCCGACGATCCCGGCGACTGTGGCGATGAGGAAGCTCGACCGGACGATGTCGCGAACTTCCTCCGCGGTGGCCTCGGACGGTGTGGTGTCGCCTGTCCGCTCACCGCGGCCGACAGCCCCGGAGATGAGGTTGCCGACGGCGGTCACCAGCCCGACGCCCATGGTGCGCAACTGATTGAACAAGGTGATGGCCAGACCGCCTGCCGCCAGCGCCTGGATGCTGATCAAGCCCATCATCACGGTGTCGGTGGTGGTGAGCGCCACCTGCGCGAGCTGGGTCAGGGCGATCGGCGCAGAGAGATAGGCGAGTTCGCGACTGGTCTGCCGGTAACTCTGTGTGGGCGCGATGGTTCCTGTGCTTCCGTGTGTCATGCGTACTCGATCGGCGACTGCTCGCGGGCGGACCGGCTTGCCGGTACTCCGGCCGCATCGAGCTTCTCGTCCACGTGCAGCTCGGCGGCGAGGTCGAGGAGCTCGTGGCGTGTCATCCATTCGTCGTCGAAAACTGTATCAAGGTACTTCTCGCCACCGTCGCAGACGATCGTGACGACGGTGCTGCCGGCGGGCAGCGTCGGGAGGACATCGAGTGCGGCGAAGATGGCGCCGCCGGACGAACCACCGACCATCAGCCCGTTCCGCCGGGCCAGAGCCCGAGCGGTCGCGAAGGCGTCGACATCGGACACCTTGATGCCCTGATCGAGGAGCGAGTAATCGACTGCGGTTCCGATGGTGGCTCCGGGAGGTGTGCCGGTGCCCGACTGGTGGTACGGCCCACCGGGTCCGCCGAAGGCGATGGAACCGACGGGTTCGACGCCGATGACGGTGGTCGACTGCCCGAGCCGCCGCAGTTCGCGCGCCGTCCCGAACAGCGAGCCGCCGGTTCCGACCGCGCAGACCAAGGCGTCGATCGGCGAGGCCGCGTCGTCGAGGAGCTCCGCGGCGAGGGCGCGGTAGCCCACGGCATTGCTCGGGTTGTTGTGTTGCTCGGGAAACCACCCGTCCGGGTCCGCCGCGGCCATTTGCTCGGCGAGGTCCTCACGGGCCGAGGTGGCGAGCTCGGTTTCGCCGTCCTCGGTGACGAAGTGCAAGTGGGCGCCCATCGCCCGCATGGATCGCAGCTTCTCGGCGCTGGCGTGGTTGTCGACGACGGCGGTGAAGCGGTATCCGCGTTCCGCCGCGACCACAGCCAGCCCCAGTCCCGTGTTGCCCGAGGTGGATTCGATGATGTGGCCTCCGGGACGCAGCAGCCCCGCGACCTCGGCGTCGATCACCATCTGGCGCGCCATACGGATTTTCATGGACCCGGTCGGATTGAATTGCTCGAGTTTGAGGAGATAGCGTGTCCCGTTTTCGAGGGTGCACAGCTGTAGCAGGGGAGTGGAACCGATCAGATCCGACACTCGGCTGACGACGCGGGCGGTAGTGGCAATGGTCTCCACTGTGTTCTCCTAATTGCTGGTGGGGCGGTCGAGTTCCCAAGCGGGTCGGCCGTCGACGAGTGTGATGACGACCTTGGGCGGGACGGGGGTGTCGTGAAACGCGGATTCGTTCGAGTCCATCTGGTAGCCCGCGGTGTTGTGGTACACCAGGAAATCGCCTGGGGCAGGTCGGTGCGGAAACTCGATCACTCGCCAGGTCAGCATGTCCGACTCCAAACAGGTCGCGGCGCCGACCGACGCGAAGAACGGGATGCGGTCCTCGGCGGGCGTCGTTGCGGACACCAGCTGAGGGTCCGGGAGGAATTCGGTGTCGAACCACTGTTCGGACAGGCTCAGGCTCGTGCCGTTGACGACGATCATTCCGGGATCGCGTTCCTTGACTCCCAGCACGGGGAACACGGTGACCCCGGCGCGGTCCAACAGGGCGCGACCCGGTTCGGCGAAGAACGAGATGCCGTGGTCCTGGCTTAACTGGGCCAGAGATTTTCGTCCCGGTGCGGGTTCGGTGAGGATGGCCCGCAAGGCGTGCGCTCCGGTGATCGCCGAGTGGTACGGGTAGTAGCTGTCGAAGCGCTTACCGGCATGAAATGCGTGGGCCGATTCGCCCATGAATCGCTGCCAGTCCTCCTGCGGGACATAGCTGATGGGGTACCCGCCGCCGAGGCTGATCGTTCCGGCAGCGAGCCCCTGCGCGCGGGCGGCACGGAGGCGTTCGACCAGTTGGCCGGCCTGATCGCGACGCTCGGGAATGCTGTACCCGGAGAGGTGGAAGCTGTACCCGAGCATCGTCACGTCAGCCGCGCGATCGAGCGCAAGCTGTTCGGCATACCGCAATTCGTCGTCGTTCATCCCGAATCGGCTGGTCTCCGGTTGCGGAAGAACACGGAAGAGGACCCGCACGCCCAGTCCGTCGGACAGATCGGCGAGTGCCCGGAGCTCGCTCGGCGAATCGATGGTGACGACGGCGTCGTGCCGCACGGCCAGAGCGAGAAGCTCGGCCGGCTTGGCGGGACCGGTGATCAACAGGTCGCTGCCCCGTACCCCCGCCGAGAGGGCTTGACGAAATTCCCCAGCGCTGGCCACATCGATACCGAAGGTGCCCGAACGTCCGGCGCGGCGGTCTGTGGTGACGAGATCGGCGACGGCATCGGCGAAGGCGTTCGCCTTGTTGGCCTTCTTCCCGAAGTAGACGGTCCCGTCCACCCCGGCATCGTCGAAGACGGCCGCGAAGCTGCGGGCGTTGTGCGAAAACTGTGCCGGGTCTAGAAGATGCACCGTCCCACCGCCGAATCCCCGCACGAGGGCGCGCAACAGCGACGGGTCCGCGGTGACGGTGTCGGTCCAGGGGGTGGTCAATGCCGGCAGTCGCACCGACCGCAGGATGCTTCGGGTCATGACCACAACTCCAACGGGCTGCCGAGGCCTTGCTCACGTGCCTTGTGTGCGAACAGGAGTCCGAGCGCGATGTCGGTGACCACGAGTCCGCTGTTGTAGGCGAACACCCGGTCCGTCGCGGAAAGGCGGGGCGCCGCCCGGCCGGCCAGAATGTCGGGCAGTTCAGCATCCACCGAACGCAGGACCCCGTCCGGGCCGGCCATGTCGGTACCGGTGGTACGCATCTGTTCGGCGTTGGTGGCCACCACGTAATCCGCGCCCGACAGGGTCGACGGCAACAGACCGTAGCCGACGAGGATGGAGAGCGCTCCAGGGGCGAGCCAGTCGGCTTCGATCCGCGCGGGCGTCGCTTCACCGGCCACCGCGAGGATCACGTCGGCCCGACGGGCGGACGCCTCCAGATCGGTACTGACCGTGACGGTGCGGTCCGGGTACTGACGAGCCAATTCTTCTCGAACCGCGGCAATTCCATCCGAATGTGTGCCGAAGAGTTCGAGGTGGGTGAACTGTGGGTGTGCGGTGAGGGCCAATGGCAGCGCGAACCGCCCCTGCGTTCCGGAACCGACGACGAGCACGGTGGACGCGCTCGGTGCCGCGCAGGCCCGGATGATCAGCCCCGATACGGCCGGTGTGCGCAGGGCGCCGATGCGTCCGCAATCCATCAGGGCGATAGGGAGTCCTGTGGCGTCGTCGTACAGCGACAGCGTGGTGTAGTAGCGCTTACTCGTACGATCCCGGTCCGGGTCGAACTTGTAGGAGGTCTTGAAAGCCACGGTGGAGCTCTGCCCGTCCCGAGCGAGCATCGAGTAGGCCACCGAATGTTTGTCGGCGGGAGCGACGGTCAGTTTCCCGGGATTCGTCGACTCTCCCGCCGCCAGCGCGCTGTACGCCTGCTCGACCGCGGCGAGCACCTCACCGGAGGACACCTCGACCTTGTCGAGATCGCTCGCCGTCAGCGTCAGGATCGGATGGGGTGCGCTCATCGGCTCGCGCTCCTGACGGAGTAGATCGGATGAACTCCCGACGGGTCGACGACGTCCTCACCGTACCCGTCCTCGAAGTCCTCGGCGGGGGGTCGATGCCGGCCCGGGACCCGCACGTTGATGCGCTTGAGCCACCGGTCCGTGCCGTCGTAGCGGGGTGTGAAGGGAACCCGCCCGTGCACTATGACGTCGTTGTCGATCATCAGCACCTCCCCGGCGTCGAGGGAGATCGTGCGGGCATGGCGTGCGAGTTCGTCGGACAGTCGGGCGTAGGCGCGCCGATACCGTTCGGGAGCCGTGCCGAGTGGCGTGTAGGCCGGATCGTAACGCAGGCACAGCCCGTCCTCACCGACCCAGAGTGTCGGCAGCGCAAGAGCATTGGCGCCGGGTACTGCCGTGGGCACGCCCGCCGCCGGGTTGGTCTCGTAGGAGGCGTCCGGAAGGATCGGCACCGTGGCGCTGGCGAGTTCGACGAACTCGGCAGGTTCGAGTTCCACTTCCCGGACCGAGGAGATGGTCGTGCCGATCCGGTCGTGATTACGCATCCCGCCGAGCAGAAGGAAGTGGCACCGGCCCGGGTGGAATGCGTCCTCGGTGTGCGGTTCGAGCAGGACGGTACTGCTCGCCCCCGTCTGTTCCGTCTCGTGTCCCGGAGACGGCACGATGTTGTTGACCAGGCGACCCTCCTGCTGGCCGGACCACCCGAAGGGGGCGCCGACGACATGCGCGAGCAGCAGCATCAGCACGTCCCACTCGGCCGTCCGGTGGGGGTCCACGTCGTTCCATCGCGCGGGGGTGGGACCGATTGCCCGATCGTCGATCTCGAACCCGGACAGCACCTGGAATCCGAGCCCGCGCGGCTCCATCGCGCACGCCTCGCGGACCTCGGCGGGCAGCGTTCTCGCGATGTCCGCTGCCTCACCGATCAGATCGGGATTGTCGACGGTGCCGTAAGCCGACACCACCGCCGCGAGAAGGTCTGCAGTGGCCGCCGCTCCGGCAACCGAGATGGCACGCGTGGTCAGTGTTGATGCTGTGGGCATGGAGTATCCAACTTTCGGTCAGACGATCGAGAACCGTCGTTGCTGAGAAGAAAGTGTTGTGTGAGTGCGAGATTCGAAAAGGCTCACGGCCGGAATCAGTGTATGGGAAGGCTAACCTCATTTTAGGCCAACCGAAACCTTCTGTGCGACAGATCACACTACTGGACGGATTAGCGTATTCCTATGTGGCAGTGTGCTTTAACGATTGATTACCTTCGGATTCGACGGGTCAGCGCAGCCGGTCGGCCGCGGCGTATGAACCGGATTCGACTACCCGTCCGTCGTCGATCACGAGTACGTCCCGACAGTATCGGGCCGCGAGTTCCAGATCGTGAGTGATCACAATCAAGCTCGTATGTCGCTCGTGCATCGTCCCGCGAAGCACATCCATAACGGACTGCGCGGTAGCGGCATCGAGCGCCGATGTCACCTCGTCGCAGATCAGGACGTCGGGTTCTGCAGCCAGTGCGCGCGCGATCGAAATGCGTTGGCGCTGACCGCCGGAAAGTTCGGAAGGGTAACGAGCGGCGAATGCCCCGGTGAGCCCCACGGTGGCGAGCAGCGCGGTGACCGTGCTGTCGAGGTGGGCCCTCCCGCGGACACCCCGACGCCGCAGGGGGCGGGCGAGGGTATGTCCCACGGTGTGAGCGGGATTGAGTGTCGACAGCGGGTTCTGCGGGATGAGCTGTATCCGGCCGCGCAGCGACCGTGGCCGGCGGGCGATCGGAAGTCGGAGCGGTGCCTCGTGAAGCCGCATCGTTCCGGTCGCGGCCGATTCGAGGCCGGCGAGCACCCGCGCCAAAGTCGTTTTCCCGGCTCCTGATTCGCCGAGAACTGCGGTCGCCTCACCCGGGTGGACCGAGAGATCCACACCCGCCAGAACAGCTCTACCGCCACGGACGAGACCGAGGCCGGATGCGGACAGCACGGCGGAACCGCGTGGAGTCTCTGCCGTCGTGGCAGTGGTGTGCACCCTGGTGGTGACGGGGACGCCCAGGTGCACGGTGTGATCCGCGAGTTCGTGCAAGATCGTGGTGTCGTGACCGGACACCGCGACTGCGACACCGGTGTCGGCGAGACGGCGCAGGACGTCGGCGACTTCGCGCCGCACACGCCCGTCCAATCCGGCGAACGGTTCGTCGACAAGGAGTACGTCGACACCTCGTATCAGGGCCCGTGCGAGCGCCACCCGCCGCTGCTGGCCGCCCGAGAGGGCGCCCGGACGGCGATGCAGAACCGAGGCGGGTAACTGCACACGCTCCAGGACGCGGGCCGGTTTGTCGGGGTCGCGGGTGGCGGCGACTTCGCGGAGCAGCGCGCCTACTCGCATGGTGGGGTTCAGGGCCGATCCGGGATCCTGTCCCACGAAAGCCAGGTGTGCCCGGCGGAGTCGGCGCAGGGGTTCGGGCTCCATCGTCAGTACGTCGTGCCCCAGTACTCGGAGGCTGCCGGACTCGCGGCGGGCTCCGGCCGGAAGGTATCCGACGATTGCCTGCAGGAGTGTTGTTTTCCCCGATCCGGATTCACCGGTGATTGCGGTGACCGTGCCGGGGCGCAGGGTGATCGACCCGCCCTGCAAGAGCGGCGCCGCCGTGCCGGCGGCGGTGATGGTCAGGTGTTCGGCGACCACTGCCGGATCCGTCATACCTGCACCCCCTGCCGGCCGGTCCGGGCGGCGGCGATGGCGAGATTGACGCTGACCGCGAGCAGCCCGATCGCGAGGCTGGGTGCGAGAACCGACCACGGGTTGAGCAGGGCCCCGGAGCTGTTCTCCCGCACCATCAGAGCCCAGTTGGAATCCCCGAGCGCCGTCGGCAACTGGAGGAACGCGGCAGTACTCACGAGGTACATCGCCTCCACGAAGCGGAGGCCGAGCTGGGTGGTCACCGTGATACGCAGGTTCGGGAGTACCTCGCGGAAGACGAGATACGCAAGGCGCTCGCCACTCGCGGCGGCGACTTCGATGTATCCCGATGCGGCGACACCACTGGCGGCGGCGGCGAAAACCCGCGCGGTGTAGGGCGTACCGACGACCACTGCGATCAGGACCAGGCCGGCGGCGCCCGAGCTCGGCCACGACAGCATCACGAGCAGGATCGCGAGGATCGGCGGAAGCAGCATCAGGGCGTCGGTGGACCGTTCGATGATTGCGCCGACCCGGGGCCGCAGAGCCGCAACGGTACCGATGACGGCCGCCAGCGCCGTGACGAGGACGGCGATCACCGCGGCGAGCACGAGCAGTCCCCACCCCCCGACGAGGAGGTGCGTCAAGACGTCCTGGCCGAGGTGATCAGTGCCCAATGGCGCCGCCGTAGACGGCTCGGCGTAGGGAATGTCGACACCGGCGTCCACCGCGTGCGGTGCGAGGAAGGGGCCGAGTACCGCCAGCGCGATGACGGCGGCAGCGGGCAGCGCGAGCAGCGCAGGACGCATCCAGGGCCGGCTCATGCGCGCCCCCGGACCGACCACGCGCGCAACAGGTCCGCGGCCAGCAGTACACAGGTGATTGCGGCACCGGTCAGTGCGACCACCGAGGCGACCAGTGCCGCGTCACGGTCGGCGACCGAACCGGACAGGACGGAGCCGATGCCGGGATAGTTGAAGATCGTTTCGACGACCAGCGCGCCCCCGAGCAGCATTCCGACGGAGGTGGCCAGGGAGGTGGCGATGGTCGGAAGCGCGATCGGCAGGATATGGCGTAGCAGTACGTGCCGGTGGGGCAGGCCGTCGAGGACGGCGGCGAGCACGTGTGGCGCCTGCGCGGCCTCGTGCAGGGCTGCACGCGTCACCCGAATGTTCCACCCGGACTGAGGGATTGCCAGTGCGATGACGGGCAGCACCAGCATGGAGGAGTCCAGGGGGCCGCCTGCCGAATCGGTGATCGTCACGGCCGGAAACCAGCCGGTTCCCAGCGAGAAGGCAAGGACGAGCAGGGTGGCGATGACGAATTCGGGAACCGCGATCACCATCGTGGTGGCCGGTGACAGGACGCGGGCGCCGGCACTGCGCGGGCGCAACGCCCACAGAGCACCACCGAGCAGCGCCGCCATGGTGGTCAGGGCCAGTGCGAGCCCCCCGAGCAGCAACGTGCTCGGGAATGTGGACGCGAGTATCTCGGTGATCGGGGTGCCACGCACCGTGGTTCCGAGGTCACCCGTGAGCAGCCCCTTGAACCAGATCAGGAATCGCACCGGCAGTGCCCGGTCGAGTCCCAGCGACTGCTCGGCAGCCGAGATCTGTTCCTCGGTGGCATCACGGCCGAGGGCTGCGCGCGCCGCGCTTCCCGGGAGGAGATCGATGGCGACGAACACGAGGACCAGGACGAGTACCAGGATCGACACCCGTTGGGCGAGCACCACCGAGACCCGCGTCCCGAAGGTGGTGAACCGACGGGCGTCGGCCGCCACGACTGTGGCGGCCGACGTGGCCGTGGTGGTGGACTCGCTCAACTCGACAGCCAGGTCTTTTCCAGTTGTACGCGTCCGTATCCGCCGAGTTGGGGCAGGCCCTGCACCTTCGAGGAGGCGACGTCGACTCCGTCGGCCATGCCCCACACCAGGTAACCGCCTCGTGCGTATTCGATCTCCTGCAGAGTGCGACTCGCCTTGGCGTAGGTGTCGTCGTCAGGAGCCGCCAGCGCCTCGAGGTAGGCGGCGTCGAACTCGGGATCGCGGAACCCGGATTCGTTCCACTTGGTGCCCGAATACATCACCTTGCTGGCGAAGAAGATGACGGAGTCGTTGGTGCCCCAGTTCGCCGTGTACAGCGGAGCCTTCAGCCAGGTTTCGTCGTAGAACACGTTGGCATCCTGCGTGACCACGTCGATCGTCACACCGATGTCCCGGGCCTGGGTGGAGAACAGCTTGGCGGAGTCGACCTCGCCTGCCGCTTCCTCCTTGGTGAAGAGGGTGTACGTCTGGCCGGTATCGAAGCCGGCCTCGCGGAGCAGCTGCTTCGCCTTCTCGATATCGCGGCTGCGCTGTTTCAGCGACCAGTCGTAGGTGGGATCGCCGGTGCCCAGCACGTCGTTGGCGACGGTGCCGTACCCGGACGTCACCTGCTTGACCATGGCGTCCCTGTCCACGGCGAGTCGAAGTGCCTCACGCACCCGGGGATCGGCGAACGGACCGTCGGACGTGCGCATGACGATGGGGATCACGACGTCGTTGGGACGGCGCACCACCGTGAGGTTGTCGCGCCCGTCGGCGGTGCGGCCCGCCACGGCTCCGACGTTGGAAGCGAGGTCGATCTGCTGAGCAATCACCGCGTTGGCCATCGCCGTGGTGCTGTCGAAGCGCGTCACCTCGATGGCCTCGAGGAGCGGGGTGCCGCCGTGCCAGTTCTCGTTGCGCACCAGGCGCGCGTTCCCGTCGCGGTACGACTCCAGCTTGAACGGTCCCGTACCCACCGGCGTGGTGAAGTCAGTGGTGTCCTTCTTCACGACGAACGTCATCAACCGCAGCAGGAGGGGAAGCTCGCGGTTCGGTGCGGCGGTGGTGATCACGACGGCCGAGGGGCCGTCGGAGACGATGTCCTCCACGGAAGCAACAGGAACCTTGGTCTCGCCGGCGATTTCTCGCAGGCGCCGCAGCGACCACACCGCGTCCTCGGAGGTCACCGGTGTTCCGTCGTGGAACGTCGCGCCCTCGGCGAGCGTGAACTTCCACTTGCGGAGATCCTCGAGCTGAGTCCATTCGGACGCCAGGCGCGGTGCCACGTTGGGGTTTTCGCCGGGGACGGTGAGTGCGTCGTATACCAGCGAGGTGATCAAGAAGTCGCTGTCATTGCTCAGCGTCTGATGGGGGTCGCGTTCGATCTTCGACGGCTGTCCCAGTGCGCCGACCCGCAACGTGCCACCCGAACTGGGATTTCCGGATCCATCCGAAGACTCGGAGGAACTACAGGCAGCAAGGGCGATCAACGCCGTCGTGCCGAGTCCGGCAGAGATGAATTGCCGACGGGAGAAAGTCACGTGTGCACACCTTCGAGTTCAACGAACACCAACAAAGCATGGAATGCATAACCTAACTTGTCGGTGCCTGTAAACAGGACGGTGTTTCCGGCGGGATGCGCCGCCGGGATCTCGCATGGGTGCAGTCGCGACTGTTTCGGGTGCGCCCCCCAGTCCGTCGACGCAACGCGATGCCTGGCTGAGCGGGAAAAATCCCGAACGGCGTTCAAGTCGCGTACGAAAACTGGACGAGTGACAAGTTATGTCGGCCCGGACATCGACTGTGAGGGAACTCACAGCCCTCGACTTCGGTCGGCGGAAACCGAGACTTCGGCATTCCGTAAACCCGGTAGCCGGTGACTCAGCGGGCGAGTACCTTCGGCTGCACCACCGGGGTGGTCAGTGTGCCCGAGGTGAGGAAGTCGTCGAGGTTGCGCAACGTGAGCGCCTCCATGGCGGCTCGGGTTTCGACGGTGCCGCTCCCGACGTGGGGAAGGAGGACGACGGTGTCGAGGGCCAGCAGCGCCTCGGGAGTGTGCGGCTCGTCGGTGAATACGTCGAGACCCGCCCCCGCCAGGCGTCGTTCGGTGAGCAACTCGACGAGTGCCTCTTCGTCCACGACCGTGCCGCGGGCAACGTTGATCAGATAGCCGTCGGGACCGAGCGCCTCGAGCGCGGCGCGGTCGACGAGCTTCTCGGTGCCCCGACCTCCGGCCGCTGCCACCACCAGTACATCGACTCCCGCGGCGAGTTTCACAACCGAATCGACATACGTGTACGCAGAGCCGGGCACCTCGTGCCGGTTGTGGTACGAGATCGAGCAACCGAATCCTTCGAGTCGGGTGGCGATCGCCGAGCCGATTCTCCCCAGCCCCACGATGCCGACGCGGGTGCCGCTCACCTTGCGGGTCAAAGGGAAGTTGCCGTCCACGGGCCACCGCCCCGCTCGCACGTAGCGGTCAGCGGCCGAGAACCCTCGAAGGGTGTCGATCAGCAGTCCGACGGCGGTGTCGGCAACGCAGTCGGTGAGCACGTCCGGAGTGTTGCTCACGCCGATGCCGCGTTCCTCGGCGAGCGCGACATCTGTTGTGTCGTAACCGACTCCGAAGTGTACGATCGCCCCGAGGCGGGGGAGGGCGGTCATCAACGTCGCATCGACTCCGGTCCGGCCGGATGTGACCACCGCAGTGACGGACTCGGCGTGCTCGCGCAGGAAATTCGACCGCCCGTCGCCCATGGGCAGGTCGAGTGCGTTGTACCGCTCCGTGAGCGTCGCCGCGAGGGAGGGCTTCAGCGGTCCGACCATCAGCACTCCGCCGAGGTGAACATCCTGCGCCGCAATCGAATTCGGAGAAGTCTCTGCCGTCGCCATTCGGTCCTCCTCGCACGAGGTGGAGCGAGTCTCCACGCATCGGGATACTCGAACGTTAAGCCGGGTCCCAATGCCTGTCCAACACGTAAATAACATGGACCGATACCGAAACGGCATGATTGACGGCCTCTCTGGCGACGGTAAGGGGGAGCGCCACCGGATATCCACCGGTCACGGGCCTGCCCGGGGGTGATCGCAGTCTCCTCGGCGGACGTCGTGTGACGGGGCTCACCTGGCCTTTTGGCGCGGCAACCTCGACTTACCGCTGTTGACGCTGTTCCGGGCCGCTTCTAGCGTGTGTCTACCGTCACAGACGGGCCCTCTTCATTCGCGGACAGTCGCGACACATCCTACGGAGGACACCATGAGCCCTGCACGTTCGTTGCAGCAGGGAACCCGTTACCGCGCCGCCATTGCAGCCACAGCCGCGATGACGGTGTCGGCGCTGGCCGCCGGCTGCTCAGTGGCCAATTCGAACCACAGCGATGCCGCCAGCCCCGACACGCTGCGCATCGTGCTCCCCCAGGAGCCGCCCACGCTCGAACCCTGCGACGCGTCCCTCACCTCGACCGGTGTCGTGGTGCGGTCGAACATCACCGAACCCCTGGTCGAGCGCAATGCCGACACGGGAGACCTCGAACCGAAACTCGCCGAGTCCTGGGAGCAGACGTCCGGGAACGTGTGGACGTTCCGCATCCGCCCCGGCGTGACGTTCAGCGACGGCAGCGTGTTCGACGCCGCGGACGCCGCCTTCTCGATCGACCGGGCCGTCAACTCCACCATCGGCTGCGATGTGGACGGGTACGTCTTCGGTGACGACCCGCTGGTGGTCGCGGCGGTCGACCCCGGAACGGTAACGGTGACGACGCCCACCGCCGATCCCATCCTTCCGCTGCGGATCTCGTTCGTGGAGATGGTGCCCACCACCACGGACGCGCAGGACAAGGTGCGGGAACCCATCGGAACGGGTCCATACCGGGTGGACTACTGGGACCACGGCCAGCGCCTGTCGCTGGTCCGGAACGACACCTACTGGGGTTCGGTGCCCGAGTATGCGCGCGCGATCTACCAGTGGCGCACCGAGGGCAGTGTGCGCGCCGCCATGGTCACCAACGACGAGGCGGAACTCGCCACCTATCTTGGCCCGGAAGACGGGGCGGGCGACCTGGGGGTCGCGTACCCCAACAACGAGACGACGGCGCTGCGGATGCAGGCGAACGAACCGCCGCTCGACGACTACCGCATCCGCGAGGCGATCGACTACTCCGTCAACCGCAGCGGCATCGTCAAGGCGCTCTTCCAAGGGCTCGGCGATCCGGCAGCGCAGCTGGTCGGCAGCAGCATCGTCGGATTCGATCCGGCTCTGCAGCCCACACCGTACGACCCCGGCCGGGCGGCCGCCCTC comes from Rhodococcus oxybenzonivorans and encodes:
- a CDS encoding ABC transporter permease is translated as MSESTTTATSAATVVAADARRFTTFGTRVSVVLAQRVSILVLVLVLVFVAIDLLPGSAARAALGRDATEEQISAAEQSLGLDRALPVRFLIWFKGLLTGDLGTTVRGTPITEILASTFPSTLLLGGLALALTTMAALLGGALWALRPRSAGARVLSPATTMVIAVPEFVIATLLVLAFSLGTGWFPAVTITDSAGGPLDSSMLVLPVIALAIPQSGWNIRVTRAALHEAAQAPHVLAAVLDGLPHRHVLLRHILPIALPTIATSLATSVGMLLGGALVVETIFNYPGIGSVLSGSVADRDAALVASVVALTGAAITCVLLAADLLRAWSVRGRA
- a CDS encoding ABC transporter permease, which produces MSRPWMRPALLALPAAAVIALAVLGPFLAPHAVDAGVDIPYAEPSTAAPLGTDHLGQDVLTHLLVGGWGLLVLAAVIAVLVTALAAVIGTVAALRPRVGAIIERSTDALMLLPPILAILLVMLSWPSSGAAGLVLIAVVVGTPYTARVFAAAASGVAASGYIEVAAASGERLAYLVFREVLPNLRITVTTQLGLRFVEAMYLVSTAAFLQLPTALGDSNWALMVRENSSGALLNPWSVLAPSLAIGLLAVSVNLAIAAARTGRQGVQV
- a CDS encoding ABC transporter ATP-binding protein, with the translated sequence MTDPAVVAEHLTITAAGTAAPLLQGGSITLRPGTVTAITGESGSGKTTLLQAIVGYLPAGARRESGSLRVLGHDVLTMEPEPLRRLRRAHLAFVGQDPGSALNPTMRVGALLREVAATRDPDKPARVLERVQLPASVLHRRPGALSGGQQRRVALARALIRGVDVLLVDEPFAGLDGRVRREVADVLRRLADTGVAVAVSGHDTTILHELADHTVHLGVPVTTRVHTTATTAETPRGSAVLSASGLGLVRGGRAVLAGVDLSVHPGEATAVLGESGAGKTTLARVLAGLESAATGTMRLHEAPLRLPIARRPRSLRGRIQLIPQNPLSTLNPAHTVGHTLARPLRRRGVRGRAHLDSTVTALLATVGLTGAFAARYPSELSGGQRQRISIARALAAEPDVLICDEVTSALDAATAQSVMDVLRGTMHERHTSLIVITHDLELAARYCRDVLVIDDGRVVESGSYAAADRLR
- a CDS encoding ABC transporter substrate-binding protein; translated protein: MTFSRRQFISAGLGTTALIALAACSSSESSDGSGNPSSGGTLRVGALGQPSKIERDPHQTLSNDSDFLITSLVYDALTVPGENPNVAPRLASEWTQLEDLRKWKFTLAEGATFHDGTPVTSEDAVWSLRRLREIAGETKVPVASVEDIVSDGPSAVVITTAAPNRELPLLLRLMTFVVKKDTTDFTTPVGTGPFKLESYRDGNARLVRNENWHGGTPLLEAIEVTRFDSTTAMANAVIAQQIDLASNVGAVAGRTADGRDNLTVVRRPNDVVIPIVMRTSDGPFADPRVREALRLAVDRDAMVKQVTSGYGTVANDVLGTGDPTYDWSLKQRSRDIEKAKQLLREAGFDTGQTYTLFTKEEAAGEVDSAKLFSTQARDIGVTIDVVTQDANVFYDETWLKAPLYTANWGTNDSVIFFASKVMYSGTKWNESGFRDPEFDAAYLEALAAPDDDTYAKASRTLQEIEYARGGYLVWGMADGVDVASSKVQGLPQLGGYGRVQLEKTWLSS
- a CDS encoding 2-hydroxyacid dehydrogenase, translating into MATAETSPNSIAAQDVHLGGVLMVGPLKPSLAATLTERYNALDLPMGDGRSNFLREHAESVTAVVTSGRTGVDATLMTALPRLGAIVHFGVGYDTTDVALAEERGIGVSNTPDVLTDCVADTAVGLLIDTLRGFSAADRYVRAGRWPVDGNFPLTRKVSGTRVGIVGLGRIGSAIATRLEGFGCSISYHNRHEVPGSAYTYVDSVVKLAAGVDVLVVAAAGGRGTEKLVDRAALEALGPDGYLINVARGTVVDEEALVELLTERRLAGAGLDVFTDEPHTPEALLALDTVVLLPHVGSGTVETRAAMEALTLRNLDDFLTSGTLTTPVVQPKVLAR